In one Winogradskyella sp. MH6 genomic region, the following are encoded:
- a CDS encoding LysE family translocator → MLDDILTAIPFGVILAFTIGPVFFVLLETSATKGFTSALAFDIGVILADIVFILLIFMSTDTLLDKIKDDPKLLVFGGVLLVVYGLISFIKVSKSFRSIVREHHRIELPKKDYGKLFIKGFLLNFINIGVLLGWLGFIVIGTSITKSENGVTVFIITMLVSYFVCDLFKIAAAKRLKNKLTPRRIFKTKKIVALVILGFGILLLSQGLFPELYEKGKEQIDKVNPLD, encoded by the coding sequence ATGTTAGACGATATCTTAACAGCCATTCCTTTTGGTGTAATTTTAGCTTTTACTATTGGTCCTGTTTTCTTTGTGTTATTAGAAACCAGCGCAACTAAGGGGTTCACTAGTGCACTTGCATTTGATATTGGTGTAATTTTAGCAGATATTGTTTTTATACTACTCATTTTTATGAGTACAGATACACTTTTAGACAAGATTAAAGACGACCCTAAATTACTAGTGTTTGGAGGTGTTTTGCTTGTAGTTTATGGATTAATCTCATTTATAAAAGTATCTAAATCCTTTCGGTCTATAGTTAGGGAACATCATAGAATTGAACTTCCAAAAAAGGACTACGGAAAACTATTTATTAAAGGATTTTTACTCAATTTTATCAATATTGGAGTGCTTTTAGGTTGGCTAGGTTTTATTGTTATTGGTACCTCAATAACAAAATCTGAAAATGGTGTGACCGTTTTTATAATCACGATGTTAGTGTCTTATTTTGTGTGCGATTTGTTTAAAATTGCAGCTGCAAAACGTTTAAAAAACAAGCTTACTCCAAGACGTATTTTTAAAACCAAGAAAATAGTTGCTTTAGTTATTTTAGGCTTTGGTATTTTATTGCTTTCCCAAGGACTATTTCCTGAACTTTATGAAAAAGGGAAAGAGCAAATAGATAAAGTAAATCCTTTGGATTAA
- a CDS encoding head GIN domain-containing protein codes for MKNYLLLLAFTLGLSINAQDTIEKNIGEFSTVKVYDLINLKMLRSDVNKVIISGENKEDVQIINKNGKLKIRMKLEESYDGNDIVVNLYYTSVDVIDANEGANVEVTEPIEQFEIDLKAQEGSEITAELKTSYANFRAVTGGVINVSGSSKNQDISIYTGGVFNGEKFTTQQTEVSVNAGGEAYVNASELVDVRIKAGGNVYIYGEPKQINESKVLGGNVKRM; via the coding sequence ATGAAGAATTATCTTTTACTATTAGCATTTACTTTAGGTTTATCTATAAATGCACAAGACACTATTGAGAAAAATATTGGAGAATTTTCTACTGTTAAAGTTTATGATTTAATCAATCTTAAGATGTTGAGATCAGATGTAAATAAAGTTATTATTTCAGGTGAAAACAAAGAAGATGTTCAGATTATAAACAAAAACGGTAAGCTAAAAATTAGAATGAAGCTTGAAGAAAGCTATGATGGTAATGATATTGTAGTGAATTTATATTACACGTCTGTAGATGTTATAGATGCTAACGAAGGTGCAAATGTTGAGGTAACCGAACCTATAGAGCAATTTGAGATTGATTTGAAAGCCCAAGAAGGTAGTGAAATTACTGCTGAACTTAAAACTAGTTATGCTAATTTTAGAGCCGTTACAGGAGGTGTAATTAATGTTTCGGGAAGCTCAAAAAATCAGGATATTTCCATTTATACAGGAGGCGTTTTTAATGGAGAAAAATTTACTACCCAACAAACCGAAGTTAGTGTTAATGCTGGTGGTGAAGCTTATGTAAATGCCTCAGAACTTGTAGATGTAAGAATAAAAGCTGGAGGAAATGTATACATCTACGGTGAACCTAAGCAAATTAACGAAAGCAAAGTATTAGGTGGTAATGTAAAACGAATGTAG
- a CDS encoding heavy metal-binding domain-containing protein, whose amino-acid sequence MILTTTNSIENFKIIDYLGIVTGVAINEEKLAMGFSMSKYFNSVRDSIDVVKEKAFQQLQENAKKLNANAVVGIKVEIELTTHNYAMVSVTGTAVKVAA is encoded by the coding sequence ATGATTCTTACAACGACCAATTCTATAGAAAATTTTAAAATTATTGATTACTTAGGTATAGTAACAGGTGTTGCTATTAATGAAGAAAAGCTGGCTATGGGATTTAGCATGTCTAAGTATTTTAATTCTGTAAGAGATAGTATTGATGTTGTTAAGGAAAAAGCATTTCAGCAATTACAAGAAAATGCAAAAAAATTAAATGCAAATGCTGTCGTTGGTATAAAAGTTGAGATAGAATTAACAACTCACAATTATGCAATGGTTTCTGTTACAGGAACAGCTGTTAAAGTAGCCGCGTAG
- a CDS encoding ribonuclease R family protein, with translation MTRKRKKKSGKNKISNLTNTILSILKKERNKSFNYKQIAAIIGVNDASSRNQIIKTLAKLAAKQEIEQVDRGKFKAVVTAEYHTGILDLASKGNGYIISDDFEEDVFIASNNINKALDGDEVEFYAYKRRKRGKIEGEITNILKRAKTEYVGTIQIQQNRNFAFVVADSSKMYKDIFVPINKTKKAEDGDKVLVTLTDWPEKADSPYGKVLEVLGKPGEHNTEIHAILAEYGLPHEFPYEVEKFANDLDISITEDEIAKRRDMRKDLTFTIDPKDAKDFDDALSFKVLENGLYEIGIHIADVSHYVQPGTVLDDEAYERATSIYLVDRVVPMLPERLSNGACSLRPHEEKYTFSAVFQMNNQCEIKNQWFGRTVTYSDARFAYEEAQAIIENNPKVTLSEVEASQLNTTIPKEVSLIGEEYNTKPEIAEAILVLDRLAKKMRSQRMRHGAISFDKVEVKFNLDEEANPVGVFFKTSKDANKLIEEFMLLANRKVSEFVGKQNPKKTFVYRVHDEPDESKLAQLQTVVSRFGHKLNFKDRNSIASSLNRLLTDVVGKKEQNLVDTLTIRTMAKAEYTTHNIGHYGLAFDYYSHFTSPIRRYPDVMAHRLLQLYLDGGKSANEEVYEEKCKHSSNMEYLATKAERDSIKYMQIRFMQDHQDEEFLGVISGVTDWGIYVEIESNKCEGMVSVRDMKDDMYYFDQEHYAMIGKNTHTMYQLGDEVIVKVKSTDLVKKHLDFYLVGKPDEND, from the coding sequence AGCCGTAACCAGATTATAAAAACTTTAGCAAAACTTGCTGCTAAGCAAGAAATAGAACAAGTAGATCGTGGTAAATTTAAAGCAGTTGTTACAGCTGAGTATCATACAGGTATTTTAGATTTAGCCTCAAAAGGAAACGGTTATATTATTTCAGACGATTTTGAAGAAGATGTGTTTATAGCATCTAATAATATTAACAAAGCCCTAGATGGTGATGAAGTAGAATTCTATGCTTACAAACGCAGAAAACGTGGTAAAATTGAAGGTGAAATCACCAATATCCTTAAGCGCGCTAAAACCGAATATGTTGGTACCATTCAAATTCAACAAAACAGAAACTTTGCTTTTGTAGTTGCAGATAGTAGTAAAATGTACAAAGACATTTTTGTACCAATTAACAAAACTAAAAAGGCTGAAGATGGTGATAAAGTATTGGTAACACTTACAGATTGGCCAGAAAAAGCAGATTCACCTTACGGTAAAGTACTAGAAGTTTTAGGAAAACCAGGTGAGCATAATACCGAAATACATGCCATTTTAGCTGAGTATGGTTTACCACATGAGTTTCCTTACGAAGTAGAAAAATTTGCTAATGATTTAGATATTTCTATCACGGAAGATGAAATCGCTAAGCGTAGAGATATGCGTAAGGATTTAACCTTTACGATAGATCCTAAGGACGCAAAAGATTTTGATGATGCATTATCCTTTAAAGTTTTAGAAAATGGCTTATATGAGATAGGAATCCATATTGCAGATGTATCGCACTATGTGCAACCAGGAACAGTTTTAGATGATGAAGCTTACGAACGTGCTACATCCATTTATTTAGTAGATCGTGTGGTTCCAATGTTACCAGAACGTTTATCTAATGGAGCATGTTCGTTAAGACCACATGAAGAAAAATATACCTTTTCTGCAGTGTTTCAAATGAATAATCAATGTGAAATTAAAAACCAATGGTTTGGTAGAACTGTAACGTATTCCGATGCACGTTTTGCTTACGAAGAAGCACAAGCTATTATAGAAAACAATCCTAAAGTCACGCTAAGCGAAGTCGAAGCATCTCAATTAAATACTACAATTCCTAAGGAAGTTTCGCTAATAGGTGAGGAGTATAACACTAAACCAGAAATCGCAGAAGCTATTCTGGTTTTGGATCGTTTAGCTAAAAAGATGCGATCTCAACGTATGAGACACGGAGCTATTTCTTTTGATAAAGTTGAGGTAAAATTCAATTTAGATGAAGAAGCTAATCCTGTTGGAGTATTCTTTAAAACTAGTAAAGATGCTAACAAACTTATAGAAGAGTTTATGTTGTTAGCTAACAGAAAAGTGTCTGAGTTTGTTGGTAAACAAAACCCGAAAAAGACCTTTGTGTACCGTGTTCACGATGAACCAGATGAATCTAAATTAGCGCAACTTCAAACAGTAGTGTCTCGTTTTGGTCATAAGCTTAATTTCAAGGATAGAAATAGTATAGCTTCATCTTTAAATAGGCTTTTAACAGATGTGGTAGGGAAGAAGGAACAAAATCTAGTAGATACATTAACCATAAGAACCATGGCAAAAGCCGAGTATACCACGCATAATATTGGTCATTATGGTTTAGCGTTTGATTATTATAGTCATTTTACGTCGCCAATTCGTCGTTATCCTGATGTTATGGCGCATCGTTTATTACAGCTTTATTTAGATGGTGGTAAATCTGCTAACGAAGAAGTTTACGAAGAAAAATGCAAACATAGTAGTAATATGGAATATCTAGCGACAAAAGCAGAGCGCGATTCTATAAAGTACATGCAAATTCGTTTTATGCAAGATCATCAAGACGAAGAATTTTTAGGTGTTATTTCAGGAGTTACAGACTGGGGAATTTATGTAGAAATAGAGTCTAATAAATGTGAAGGCATGGTAAGCGTTAGAGACATGAAAGACGATATGTATTACTTTGACCAAGAACATTATGCTATGATTGGCAAAAATACACACACTATGTATCAATTAGGAGATGAGGTTATTGTAAAAGTAAAAAGTACTGATTTAGTGAAAAAACATCTCGATTTTTATCTAGTTGGAAAGCCTGATGAAAACGATTAA